One Anopheles marshallii chromosome 3, idAnoMarsDA_429_01, whole genome shotgun sequence genomic region harbors:
- the LOC128712529 gene encoding angiotensin-converting enzyme-like — protein sequence MRCVLLLSLAIGLVCHVSASRIPRRVSQIQEQEVLQYLENIEAEILAHRNAASEANWAYDSNITDENLDVKNEVATENAAFFKQISEYLAQFDYESFEDENLKRRVMKLVGLGYSALPEQKFTIMLDAINNMKENYAKIKVCDYHDSSKCDLALEPELTEIMANSRDSEELKYYWQQWYDAAGAPTREDFQTYVDLNGEAALLNNYESGAESWLSAYEDETFEQQVDAVIEEMRPFYEQIHGYVRYKLREYYGEDVVSEKGPIPMHLLGNMWAQGWGNIADITSPFGDRQLLDVTEEMVRQGYNPVQMFEMGDEFFQSLNMTKLPQTFWEKSILEKPDDGRDLICHASAWDFSKPDDVRIKQCTRVTMEQFFTVHHELGHIQYYLQYQHLPSVYRSGANPGFHEAVGDVLSLSVSTPKHLEKIGLLKDFVLDEESKLNQFYRSALTKLAFLPFAYTIDKYRWGIFRGEIKPEEYNCKFWEMRSKYSGVEPPVARSEADLDAPAKYHVSADVEYLRYFVSYIIQFQFHRAACEKAGEYVKGDPEKTLNDCDIYQSAEAGNVIKAMLELGASKPWPDAMEVLTGVRRMSADALIEYFQPLYDWLVVENERIGAHVGWEESDKCISE from the exons ATGAGgtgcgttttgttgctttcgctGGCCATTGGCCTCGTGTGTCACGTGAGTGCTAGTAGAATCCCTCGTCGGGTCTCGCAGATCCAAGAGCAGGAAGTGTTGCAGTATTTGGAGAACATTGAGGCGGAAATTTTGGCCCACCGCAACGCAGCCAGTGAGGCGAATTGGGCGTACGATTCCAACATTACGGACGAAAATTTGGATGTTAAAAATGAAGTCGCAACTGAAAATGCCGCCTTCTTTAAG CAAATTTCGGAATACCTCGCTCAGTTCGACTATGAAAGCTTTGAGGATGAGAATCTGAAGCGTCGTGTGATGAAACTGGTTGGTTTGGGGTATTCTGCGCTGCCGGAACAAAAGTTTACCATCATGCTGGATGCGATTAATAACATGAAAGAAAATTATGCTAAAATCAAGGTGTGTGACTATCACGATAGTAGCAAATGTGATTTAGCGTTGGAACCGGAGCTGACGGAGATCATGGCCAATAGCCGGGATTCGGAGGAGCTGAAGTACTACTGGCAGCAATGGTACGatgctgctggtgcaccaACGAGAGAAGATTTCCAAACCTATGTCGATCTCAATGGAGAAGCGGCCTTGCTTAACA ATTATGAATCCGGAGCTGAATCTTGGCTGAGCGCTTACGAGGATGAAACGTTTGAGCAACAAGTCGATGCTGTGATCGAGGAGATGAGACCATTCTATGAACAAATTCACGGATATGTCCGGTACAAGTTGCGCGAGTACTACGGTGAAGATGTGGTGTCAGAAAAGGGTCCGATTCCGATGCATTTGCTCGGCAACATGTGGGCTCAGGGATGGGGTAACATTGCAGATATTACTAGCCCATTCGGTGATCGACAGTTGCTTGACGTAACGGAAGAGATGGTGCGCCAAGGTTACAATCCTGTCCAGATGTTCGAGATGGGGGATGAGTTCTTCCAGTCGCTGAACATGACGAAACTGCCCCA AACCTTCTGGGAAAAGAGCATTCTCGAGAAGCCGGACGATGGGCGGGATCTCATTTGCCATGCCAGTGCCTGGGATTTCTCAAAACCAGATGATGTGCGTATCAAGCAGTGTACCCGTGTGACGATGGAGCAGTTCTTCACGGTCCATCACGAGCTGGGTCATATTCAGTATTATTTGCAATATCAGCACTTGCCCAGCGTTTACCGCTCCGGAGCTAATCCTGGTTTCCATGAGGCCGTCGGTGATGTTCTCTCCTTGTCCGTTTCTACACCAAAACATCTTGAAAAGATTGGTCTTCTGAAGGACTTTGTGCTCGATGAGGAATCTAAGCTGAATCAATTTTACCGTTCGGCTTTGACAAAGCTAGCATTTTTGCCTTTTGCGTACACCATCGACAAGTACCGATGGGGAATCTTCCGTGGTGAAATTAAGCCCGAAGAGTACAACTGCAAATTCTGGGAGATGCGCTCGAAATACTCCGGTGTAGAACCTCCGGTAGCCCGTTCAGAAGCTGATTTGGATGCACCAGCGAAATATCACGTGTCAGCCGATGTGGAGTATCTGCGCTACTTTGTATCGTACATCATTCAGTTCCAGTTCCACCGTGCTGCTTGCGAAAAGGCTGGAGAATACGTGAAGGGAGATCCGGAGAAGACATTGAACGATTGTGACATCTATCAGAGTGCTGAGGCGGGCAACGTTATCAAGGCAATGTTGGAGCTAGGAGCTTCGAAACCGTGGCCAGATGCGATGGAAGTTCTTACTGGAGTAAGACGTATGAGTGCCGATGCACTCATTGAGTACTTCCAACCGCTGTACGATTGGCTGGTCGTTGAGAATGAGCGCATTGGAGCACATGTTGGATGGGAAGAATCGGACA AGTGTATCTCGGAATGA
- the LOC128712531 gene encoding angiotensin-converting enzyme-like, with translation MRIVPFVLLAFGLVCCVFGGKLQTPRSASEEELEARQYVERIDEEILARRNVGTEAEWAYESNINEDNLLVKNDVAATNAVFMKEVANTLSKYDYESFSDEDLKRKIRKLTKLGYSVLSEDTFAEMLDAINRMQENYAKVKVCDYRDGTKCDLALEPEITEIMANSRDPEELKYYWQQWYDAAGAPTRADFQKYVDLNGEAARMNNYASGAEYWLSAYEDDTFEEQVDAVIEELRPLYEQIHANVRHQLRKYYGDKVVSEKGPIPMHLLGNMWAQDWAGVADITSPFPDRQLLDVTEEMVRQGYTPIQMFEMGDEFFQSMNMTKVPPSFWEKSILEKPDDGRDLVCHASAWEFSKTDDVRIKQCTRVTMDQFFTAHHELGHVQYFLQYQHLPSMYRDGANPGFHEAVGDVLSLSVSTPKHLEKIGLLKDFVLDEESKLNQFYGSALNKLVFLPFAYTLDKYRWGIFRGEIKPEEYNCKFWEMRSKYSGVEPPVVRSEADLDAPAKYHVSADVEYLRYFVSFIIQFQFHRSACEKAGEYVKGDPEKTLNDCDIYQSVEAGNAIKAMLELGSSKPWPDAMEVLTGVRRMSADALIEYFQPLYDWLVVENERIGAHVGWEETKSKSFS, from the exons ATGAGGATCGTTCCGTTTGTGTTGCTAGCGTTTGGTCtagtgtgttgtgttttcggTGGCAAACTACAGACGCCACGGTCTGCCAGCGAGGAGGAGCTCGAGGCTCGACAGTACGTAGAGCGGATTGATGAAGAAATTTTGGCACGCCGAAATGTTGGCACAGAAGCTGAATGGGCCTACGAGTCGAACATCAACGAGGACAATTTGTtggttaaaaatgatgtagCGGCTACGAATGCTGTGTTCATGAAA GAAGTGGCCAACACACTGAGCAAGTACGATTACGAAAGCTTTAGCGATGAAGATTTGAAACGCAAAATACGAAAACTTACCAAGCTAGGATACTCCGTGCTGTCGGAGGACACATTCGCCGAGATGCTGGACGCTATCAATCGAATGCAGGAGAACTATGCCAAAGTAAAGGTGTGTGACTATCGCGATGGTACCAAATGTGATTTGGCATTGGAACCGGAGATCACCGAGATCATGGCCAACAGCCGTGACCCAGAGGAGCTGAAATATTACTGGCAGCAGTGGTACGATGCTGCAGGTGCACCGACGAGAGCAGACTTCCAAAAATACGTGGATCTCAACGGAGAAGCGGCAAGGATGAACA ATTATGCGTCGGGTGCGGAATATTGGTTGAGTGCGTACGAGGACGACACGTTCGAGGAACAGGTTGATGCTGTTATTGAAGAGCTGCGTCCTCTTTATGAACAGATTCATGCTAATGTTCGTCATCAGCTTCGAAAGTATTACGGTGACAAGGTGGTGTCGGAGAAGGGACCAATTCCAATGCATTTGCTCGGCAACATGTGGGCACAGGATTGGGCAGGTGTGGCCGACATTACGAGCCCATTCCCTGACCGTCAGTTGTTGGATGTAACGGAAGAGATGGTCCGCCAAGGATACACACCGATTCAAATGTTCGAGATGGGTGATGAGTTTTTCCAATCAATGAATATGACCAAGGTACCCCC TTCCTTCTGGGAAAAGAGTATCCTCGAGAAACCGGATGATGGTAGAGACTTGGTATGTCACGCCAGTGCTTGGGAGTTCTCAAAAACTGATGATGTGCGCATTAAGCAATGTACTCGGGTGACGATGGATCAGTTCTTTACGGCACATCACGAGCTGGGCCATGTACAGTACTTCTTGCAATATCAACACCTTCCGAGCATGTACCGTGACGGAGCGAACCCTGGTTTCCATGAGGCCGTCGGTGATGTCCTCTCGTTGTCCGTTTCCACCCCGAAGCATCTCGAGAAGATCGGACTCCTCAAGGACTTTGTGCTCGATGAGGAATCTAAGCTGAATCAATTCTATGGATCTGCATTGAACAAGTTGGTTTTCCTACCGTTCGCCTACACGCTGGACAAGTACCGATGGGGAATCTTCCGTGGTGAAATTAAGCCCGAAGAGTACAACTGCAAATTCTGGGAGATGCGCTCCAAGTATTCCGGTGTAGAACCTCCGGTAGTCCGATCAGAAGCTGATTTGGATGCACCAGCGAAATACCACGTGTCAGCCGATGTGGAGTATCTGCGCTACTTTGTATCGTTTATCATTCAGTTCCAGTTCCACCGATCTGCTTGCGAAAAGGCTGGAGAATACGTGAAGGGAGATCCGGAGAAGACATTGAACGATTGCGACATCTATCAGAGCGTCGAGGCGGGCAATGCTATCAAGGCAATGTTGGAGCTGGGATCATCGAAACCGTGGCCAGATGCGATGGAAGTTCTTACTGGAGTAAGACGTATGAGTGCCGATGCACTCATTGAATACTTCCAACCGCTGTACGATTGGCTGGTCGTTGAGAACGAACGCATTGGAGCACATGTTGGATGGGAAGAAACTAAAAGTAAGTCATTTAGCTAA
- the LOC128716022 gene encoding skin secretory protein xP2-like yields MKLLGVVCLLALVLFASAEDEKKPVAEAKVDDNKAAETQALDDKKQDKRGLHGWTGSFGGFDEHHEVPHFETHEEKTLTVVKKVPVPYPVEKHIPVPVEKHIPVPVKVGVPKPYPVYKTVHYPVKEIVKVPVHVPAPYPVEKKVPYPVHVPYDRPVPVKVYVPAPYPVEKKVPVPVKVHVPAPYPVEKKIHVPVKVPVHVEKPYPVEKIVHYPVHVPVDRPVPVHVEKPVPVPVEKPVPYEVIKKVPYPVHVPYDRPVPVHVEKPVPVPVKVPVPQPYPVEKHIPVPVEKHVPYPVKVPVERPVPVEIEKHVPYEVEKPVPYPVKVPVHVPVHHHEEEHHHEEIHSEGLSEHHDFGSHH; encoded by the exons ATGAAATTGTTG GGCGTTGTCTGCCTACTTGCCCTGGTGCTTTTCGCATCGGCCGAAGATGAAAAGAAACCAGTGGCGGAGGCCAAAGTAGATGACAACAAGGCAGCCGAAACTCAGGCGCTCGATGACAAGAAACAGGACAAGCGTGGACTGCACGGCTGGACCGGTAGCTTCGGTGGCTTCGATGAACACCATGAGGTGCCACACTTTGAAACCCACGAGGAAAAGACTCTGACCGTCGTCAAGAAGGTCCCGGTCCCATACCCAGTGGAGAAGCACATCCCAGTGCCAGTTGAGAAACACATCCCCGTCCCGGTGAAGGTTGGAGTGCCGAAGCCTTACCCAGTGTACAAGACCGTCCACTACCCAGTCAAGGAGATCGTCAAGGTGCCCGTGCACGTTCCGGCTCCGTACCCGGTGGAGAAGAAGGTCCCATACCCAGTCCATGTACCGTACGATCGTCCCGTCCCGGTGAAGGTGTACGTGCCCGCTCCTTACCCAGTGGAGAAGAAGGTCCCAGTCCCGGTGAAGGTCCATGTCCCGGCTCCTTACCCAGTGGAGAAGAAGATCCATGTCCCGGTCAAGGTTCCGGTCCATGTTGAGAAGCCGTACCCGGTTGAGAAGATCGTCCACTACCCGGTCCATGTTCCAGTCGATCGCCCAGTGCCGGTCCATGTCGAGAAGCCAGTGCCAGTCCCGGTGGAGAAGCCAGTGCCGTATGAGGTCATCAAGAAGGTCCCATACCCAGTGCATGTCCCATACGATCGTCCAGTGCCGGTGCACGTCGAGAAGCCAGTACCAGTCCCGGTGAAGGTCCCAGTCCCACAGCCCTACCCGGTTGAGAAGCACATTCCGGTCCCGGTCGAGAAGCACGTCCCATACCCCGTGAAGGTCCCGGTCGAGCGTCCGGTTCCGGTCGAGATTGAGAAGCACGTCCCTTATGAGGTCGAGAAGCCAGTCCCGTACCCGGTCAAGGTTCCGGTCCATGTGCCGGTGCACCACCACGAGGAGGAACACCACCACGAGGAGATCCACTCCGAGGGTCTGAGCGAACATCACGACTTCGGTTCTCATCACTAA
- the LOC128716023 gene encoding skin secretory protein xP2-like, translated as MKSLVLLGLTTLLVLSSAAEQKQQAAAEEAKPAEQGEKRHDKRGLFEHDFGGHDFSGHHFESYGHGHHHVDFHPHHEKTLTVVKKVPVPYPVEKHIPVPVEKHIPVPVKVGVPKPYPVYKTVHYPVKEIVKVPVHVPAPYPVEKKVPYPVHVPYDRPVPVKVYVPAPYPVEKKVPVPVKVHVPAPYPVEKKIHVPVKVPVHVEKPYPVEKIVHYPVHVPVDRPVPVHVEKPVPVPVEKPVPYEVIKKVPYPVHVPYDRPVPVHVEKPVPVPVKVPVPQPYPVYKHIPYPVEKHVPYPVKVPVERPVPYTVEKHVPYEVEKPVPYPVKVPVHVPVHHHHEEYHHDHVELDLHHHHH; from the exons ATGAAGTCTCTG GTGTTGTTGGGTTTGACCACCCTACTGGTCTTGAGTTCAGCGGCCGAACAGAAGCAGCAGGCGGCGGCCGAAGAAGCGAAACCAGCGGAGCAGGGTGAAAAGCGCCATGACAAGCGTGGTCTATTCGAGCACGACTTTGGCGGACATGACTTCAGTGGACATCATTTCGAATCGTACGGTCATGGACACCACCATGTAGATTTCCACCCACATCACGAGAAAACGCTGACCGTCGTCAAGAAGGTCCCGGTCCCATACCCAGTGGAAAAGCACATCCCAGTGCCAGTGGAGAAACACATCCCCGTCCCGGTGAAGGTTGGAGTGCCGAAGCCTTACCCAGTGTACAAGACCGTCCACTACCCAGTCAAGGAGATCGTCAAGGTGCCCGTGCACGTTCCGGCTCCGTACCCGGTGGAGAAGAAGGTCCCATACCCAGTCCATGTACCGTACGATCGTCCCGTCCCGGTGAAGGTGTACGTGCCCGCTCCTTACCCAGTGGAGAAGAAGGTCCCAGTCCCGGTGAAGGTCCATGTCCCGGCTCCTTACCCAGTGGAGAAGAAGATCCATGTCCCGGTCAAGGTTCCGGTCCATGTTGAGAAGCCGTACCCGGTTGAGAAGATCGTCCACTACCCGGTCCATGTTCCAGTCGATCGCCCAGTGCCGGTCCATGTCGAGAAGCCAGTGCCAGTCCCGGTGGAGAAGCCAGTGCCGTATGAGGTCATCAAGAAGGTCCCATACCCAGTGCATGTCCCGTACGATCGTCCCGTTCCGGTGCATGTCGAGAAGCCAGTGCCAGTCCCGGTGAAGGTCCCAGTCCCACAGCCCTACCCAGTGTACAAGCACATCCCGTACCCAGTGGAGAAGCACGTCCCATACCCCGTGAAGGTCCCGGTCGAGCGTCCGGTGCCCTACACCGTGGAGAAGCACGTCCCTTATGAGGTCGAGAAGCCAGTGCCGTACCCGGTCAAGGTCCCGGTCCATGTCCCAGTGCACCATCATCACGAGGAGTACCACCACGATCATGTTGAGCTTGAcctgcaccatcaccatcactaG